One Oncorhynchus kisutch isolate 150728-3 linkage group LG13, Okis_V2, whole genome shotgun sequence DNA window includes the following coding sequences:
- the edem3 gene encoding ER degradation-enhancing alpha-mannosidase-like protein 3 isoform X1: protein MWTVLWFRPATMSALLFSLLLLLSTLCRLGQSMSREEKLKLRNQVVEMFDHAYSNYMDHAYPADELMPLTCRGRVRGLEPSRGDVDDALGMFSLTLIDTLDTLVLLNKTAEFEAAVRRVLKDVRLDNDVVVSVFETNIRVLGGLLGGHSMAVMLKDAGHYMQWYQDELLHMAKDLGLRLLPAFNTSSGLPYPRVNLKHGVRGPESRTGTETDTCTACAGTIILEFAALSRFTGDPVFEVHARRALNFLWEKRQRNSNLVGTTINIHSGEWVRRDSGVGAGIDSYYEYLLKAYILLGDDLFLQRFNIHYASIMKYISQPPLLLDVHIHKPLLPARTWMDSLLAFFPGLQVLKGDIRPAIETHEMLYQVTKKHNFLPEAFTTDFRVHWAQHPLRPEFAESTYFLYKATKDPYYLEVGRTVLDNLNRFARVPCGFAAMKDVRTGSHEDRMDSFFLAEMFKYLFLLFAEEEDLPFNVEDYIFTTEAHLLPLSLSTAPHAPSPPANSTVQAASLPHLSASVKSLWSEEELDDSNFDWTCPNTRLLFPDPAFPRNLRDPIRSAVDKSCPRPALHREPGMGRPPLRAQDFMANNPDHLELLRRMGVSLIHLKDGRVQLVQHATQAVSAVAAEDGMRFMQEMMELSSQQQKEQLPPRAVQIISHPFFGRVVLTAGPAQFGTDLSKSITGVRGFVTVAEPYSGCAELSNAAFVQGRIALLQRGQCMFAEKARHIMKAGAIGGIVIDDNEGSSSDTAPLFQMAGDGRNTDDVTLPLLFLFYKEGNILLEALKEYREVEVLLSDKARDRASIFKGKPLPGILLESSGDAQEEDQTSTTSATLDRSHVSTVELDESAPELAPDNEDVTPEEDVGPAIKSNPEPEEEPAVDKDSSSKSVKAMMADWREDLEAFQQMEKDEL from the exons ATGTGGACAGTGTTGTGGTTTCGCCCCGCAACAATGTCGGCCCTATTGTTCTCATTGCTGCTATTGCTGAGCACCTTATGCAGGCTTGGACAATCTATGTCACGAGAGGAAAAGCTCAAACTGAG GAACCAAGTGGTTGAGATGTTTGACCATGCTTATTCAAATTATATG GACCATGCGTACCCAGCAGATGAGCTGATGCCTCTGACGTGTCGGGGGAGGGTGCGTGGGCTGGAGCCCAGTCGGGGAGACGTGGATGACGCACTGGGGAT GTTCTCTCTCACCCTCATCGACACCCTGGACACTCTAGTG CTCTTAAACAAGACAGCAGAGTTTGAAGCAGCAGTGAGGAGAGTGCTGAAAGATGTGCGACTCGACAATGACGTTGTGGTGTCTGTCTTTGAGACCAACATCCGTGTGCTGGG GGGGCTGCTAGGGGGCCACTCCATGGCTGTGATGCTGAAGGATGCAGGGCATTACATGCAGTGGTACCAGGATGAGCTGCTCCACATGGCCAAAGACCTGGGTCTCAGACTCCTGCCTGCCTTCAACACCAGCAGTGGCCTGCCTTACCCCAGG GTAAACTTGAAGCATGGTGTCAGGGGTCCTGAGTCTCGGACGGGCACAGAGACGGACACCTGCACAGCTTGTGCTGGTACCATTATTCTGGAGTTCGCTGCCTTGAGTCGCTTCACTGGGGACCCTGTGTTTGAG GTCCATGCACGGAGAGCCCTAAACTTCCTgtgggagaagagacagaggaacagcAACCTAGTGGGAACAACCATCAACATCCACTCAGGAGAGTGGGTCCGCAGGG ACAGCGGAGTTGGAGCAGGGATCGACTCGTATTATGAGTACCTGCTGAAAGCCTACATTCTCCTGGGAGATGACCTCTTTCTGCAGCGCTTCAACATT CACTATGCGTCTATAATGAAGTACATCAGCCAGCCTCCTCTCCTGCTGGATGTTCACATCCACAAGCCTCTGCTGCCTGCTCGCACCTGGATGGACTCCCTCCTGGCCTTCTTCCCTGGTCTGCAG GTGTTGAAGGGAGATATCCGGCCGGCCATTGAGACCCATGAGATGCTGTATCAAGTCACCAAGAAACACAACTTCCTCCCAGAG GCGTTCACCACTGATTTCAGGGTACACTGGGCTCAGCATCCACTTAGACCTGAGTTTGCAGAGAGCACCTATTTCCTGTACAAG GCCACCAAAGACCCCTACTACCTAGAGGTAGGCCGCACGGTGCTGGACAACCTGAACCGCTTTGCCCGGGTCCCCTGCGGCTTTGCTGCCATGAAGGACGTTCGCACCGGGAGCCACGAGGACCG AATGGACTCCTTCTTCCTGGCGGAGATGTTCAAGTACCTGTTCCTGCTGTTTGCAGAGGAGGAAGATCTGCCGTTTAATGTTGAGGACTACATCTTCACCACCGAGGCTCACCTcctgcccctgtccctgtccaCTGCCCCTCAcgccccctctcctccagccaaCTCCACGGTACAGGCTGCATCTCTGCCTCATCTGTCCGCCTCTGTCAAATCTCTTTGG TCAGAGGAAGAGCTGGATGACTCCAACTTTGATTGGACCTGCCCCAACACACGCCTCCTTTTCCCTGACCCTGCCTTTCCTCGGAACCTCCGAGATCCAATCAGAAGTGCTGTGGACAAGAGCTGTCCCCGCCCTGCCCTTCACCG TGAGCCAGGGATGGGTCGCCCCCCTCTGAGGGCTCAGGACTTCATGGCCAACAACCCTGATCACCTGGAGCTGTTGAGGAGGATGGGAGTCAGCCTTATACACCTGAAGGACGGCAGAGTGCAGCTAGTCCAACACGCTACACAG GCGGTCAGTGCTGTGGCAGCAGAGGACGGGATGCGCTTCATGCAGGAGATGATGGAGCTGTCCAGCCAGCAGCAGAAGGAGCAGCTCCCGCCGCGCGCCGTACAgatcatctcccaccccttcttcGGCAGAGTGGTGCTGACCGCTGGCCCAGCACAGTTTGGCACAGACCTTTCCAAGAGCATCACTGGG GTGCGTGGGTTTGTGACAGTGGCTGAGCCCTACAGTGGCTGTGCGGAGCTGAGCAACGCTGCCTTTGTACAGGGCCGCATCGCTTTGTTGCAACGGGGGCAGTGTATGTTCGCTGAGAAGGCAAGACACATCATGAAGGCTGGGGCCATCGGAGGCATCGTCATCG ATGACAACGAGGGCAGCAGCAGTGACACAGCTCCCCTCTTCCAGATGGCCGGCGATGGACGCAACACGGACGACGTCACCTTGCCCCTGCTCTTCCTGTTCTACAAGGAGGGAAACATCCTGTTGGAGGCTCTTAAGGAGTACAGGGAGGTGGAGGTGCTGCTGAGCGACAAGGCCAGAGACCGAG CCTCCATATTCAAAGGTAAACCTCTCCCTGGCATCCTGCTGGAGAGCA GTGGGGACGCTCAGGAGGAGGACCAAACTTCAACCACCTCCGCAACTCTTGACCGGTCACACGTGAGCACTGTGGAGCTGGACGAATCGGCTCCCGAATTGGCTCCTGACAATGAGGATGTGACTCCTGAGGAGGATGTGGGACCTGCCATTAAGAGTAACCCTGAGCCAGAGGAGGAGCCTGCTGTTGACAAGGACTCTAGCAGCAAATCCGTGAAGGCCATGATGGCTGATTGGCGGGAGGACTTAGAGGCGTTCCAGCAGATGGAGAAGGATGAGCTTTGA
- the edem3 gene encoding ER degradation-enhancing alpha-mannosidase-like protein 3 isoform X2 yields MWTVLWFRPATMSALLFSLLLLLSTLCRLGQSMSREEKLKLRNQVVEMFDHAYSNYMDHAYPADELMPLTCRGRVRGLEPSRGDVDDALGMFSLTLIDTLDTLVLLNKTAEFEAAVRRVLKDVRLDNDVVVSVFETNIRVLGGLLGGHSMAVMLKDAGHYMQWYQDELLHMAKDLGLRLLPAFNTSSGLPYPRVNLKHGVRGPESRTGTETDTCTACAGTIILEFAALSRFTGDPVFEVHARRALNFLWEKRQRNSNLVGTTINIHSGEWVRRDSGVGAGIDSYYEYLLKAYILLGDDLFLQRFNIHYASIMKYISQPPLLLDVHIHKPLLPARTWMDSLLAFFPGLQVLKGDIRPAIETHEMLYQVTKKHNFLPEAFTTDFRVHWAQHPLRPEFAESTYFLYKATKDPYYLEVGRTVLDNLNRFARVPCGFAAMKDVRTGSHEDRMDSFFLAEMFKYLFLLFAEEEDLPFNVEDYIFTTEAHLLPLSLSTAPHAPSPPANSTVQAASLPHLSASVKSLWSEEELDDSNFDWTCPNTRLLFPDPAFPRNLRDPIRSAVDKSCPRPALHREPGMGRPPLRAQDFMANNPDHLELLRRMGVSLIHLKDGRVQLVQHATQAVSAVAAEDGMRFMQEMMELSSQQQKEQLPPRAVQIISHPFFGRVVLTAGPAQFGTDLSKSITGVRGFVTVAEPYSGCAELSNAAFVQGRIALLQRGQCMFAEKARHIMKAGAIGGIVIDDNEGSSSDTAPLFQMAGDGRNTDDVTLPLLFLFYKEGNILLEALKEYREVEVLLSDKARDRASIFKGGDAQEEDQTSTTSATLDRSHVSTVELDESAPELAPDNEDVTPEEDVGPAIKSNPEPEEEPAVDKDSSSKSVKAMMADWREDLEAFQQMEKDEL; encoded by the exons ATGTGGACAGTGTTGTGGTTTCGCCCCGCAACAATGTCGGCCCTATTGTTCTCATTGCTGCTATTGCTGAGCACCTTATGCAGGCTTGGACAATCTATGTCACGAGAGGAAAAGCTCAAACTGAG GAACCAAGTGGTTGAGATGTTTGACCATGCTTATTCAAATTATATG GACCATGCGTACCCAGCAGATGAGCTGATGCCTCTGACGTGTCGGGGGAGGGTGCGTGGGCTGGAGCCCAGTCGGGGAGACGTGGATGACGCACTGGGGAT GTTCTCTCTCACCCTCATCGACACCCTGGACACTCTAGTG CTCTTAAACAAGACAGCAGAGTTTGAAGCAGCAGTGAGGAGAGTGCTGAAAGATGTGCGACTCGACAATGACGTTGTGGTGTCTGTCTTTGAGACCAACATCCGTGTGCTGGG GGGGCTGCTAGGGGGCCACTCCATGGCTGTGATGCTGAAGGATGCAGGGCATTACATGCAGTGGTACCAGGATGAGCTGCTCCACATGGCCAAAGACCTGGGTCTCAGACTCCTGCCTGCCTTCAACACCAGCAGTGGCCTGCCTTACCCCAGG GTAAACTTGAAGCATGGTGTCAGGGGTCCTGAGTCTCGGACGGGCACAGAGACGGACACCTGCACAGCTTGTGCTGGTACCATTATTCTGGAGTTCGCTGCCTTGAGTCGCTTCACTGGGGACCCTGTGTTTGAG GTCCATGCACGGAGAGCCCTAAACTTCCTgtgggagaagagacagaggaacagcAACCTAGTGGGAACAACCATCAACATCCACTCAGGAGAGTGGGTCCGCAGGG ACAGCGGAGTTGGAGCAGGGATCGACTCGTATTATGAGTACCTGCTGAAAGCCTACATTCTCCTGGGAGATGACCTCTTTCTGCAGCGCTTCAACATT CACTATGCGTCTATAATGAAGTACATCAGCCAGCCTCCTCTCCTGCTGGATGTTCACATCCACAAGCCTCTGCTGCCTGCTCGCACCTGGATGGACTCCCTCCTGGCCTTCTTCCCTGGTCTGCAG GTGTTGAAGGGAGATATCCGGCCGGCCATTGAGACCCATGAGATGCTGTATCAAGTCACCAAGAAACACAACTTCCTCCCAGAG GCGTTCACCACTGATTTCAGGGTACACTGGGCTCAGCATCCACTTAGACCTGAGTTTGCAGAGAGCACCTATTTCCTGTACAAG GCCACCAAAGACCCCTACTACCTAGAGGTAGGCCGCACGGTGCTGGACAACCTGAACCGCTTTGCCCGGGTCCCCTGCGGCTTTGCTGCCATGAAGGACGTTCGCACCGGGAGCCACGAGGACCG AATGGACTCCTTCTTCCTGGCGGAGATGTTCAAGTACCTGTTCCTGCTGTTTGCAGAGGAGGAAGATCTGCCGTTTAATGTTGAGGACTACATCTTCACCACCGAGGCTCACCTcctgcccctgtccctgtccaCTGCCCCTCAcgccccctctcctccagccaaCTCCACGGTACAGGCTGCATCTCTGCCTCATCTGTCCGCCTCTGTCAAATCTCTTTGG TCAGAGGAAGAGCTGGATGACTCCAACTTTGATTGGACCTGCCCCAACACACGCCTCCTTTTCCCTGACCCTGCCTTTCCTCGGAACCTCCGAGATCCAATCAGAAGTGCTGTGGACAAGAGCTGTCCCCGCCCTGCCCTTCACCG TGAGCCAGGGATGGGTCGCCCCCCTCTGAGGGCTCAGGACTTCATGGCCAACAACCCTGATCACCTGGAGCTGTTGAGGAGGATGGGAGTCAGCCTTATACACCTGAAGGACGGCAGAGTGCAGCTAGTCCAACACGCTACACAG GCGGTCAGTGCTGTGGCAGCAGAGGACGGGATGCGCTTCATGCAGGAGATGATGGAGCTGTCCAGCCAGCAGCAGAAGGAGCAGCTCCCGCCGCGCGCCGTACAgatcatctcccaccccttcttcGGCAGAGTGGTGCTGACCGCTGGCCCAGCACAGTTTGGCACAGACCTTTCCAAGAGCATCACTGGG GTGCGTGGGTTTGTGACAGTGGCTGAGCCCTACAGTGGCTGTGCGGAGCTGAGCAACGCTGCCTTTGTACAGGGCCGCATCGCTTTGTTGCAACGGGGGCAGTGTATGTTCGCTGAGAAGGCAAGACACATCATGAAGGCTGGGGCCATCGGAGGCATCGTCATCG ATGACAACGAGGGCAGCAGCAGTGACACAGCTCCCCTCTTCCAGATGGCCGGCGATGGACGCAACACGGACGACGTCACCTTGCCCCTGCTCTTCCTGTTCTACAAGGAGGGAAACATCCTGTTGGAGGCTCTTAAGGAGTACAGGGAGGTGGAGGTGCTGCTGAGCGACAAGGCCAGAGACCGAG CCTCCATATTCAAAG GTGGGGACGCTCAGGAGGAGGACCAAACTTCAACCACCTCCGCAACTCTTGACCGGTCACACGTGAGCACTGTGGAGCTGGACGAATCGGCTCCCGAATTGGCTCCTGACAATGAGGATGTGACTCCTGAGGAGGATGTGGGACCTGCCATTAAGAGTAACCCTGAGCCAGAGGAGGAGCCTGCTGTTGACAAGGACTCTAGCAGCAAATCCGTGAAGGCCATGATGGCTGATTGGCGGGAGGACTTAGAGGCGTTCCAGCAGATGGAGAAGGATGAGCTTTGA
- the edem3 gene encoding ER degradation-enhancing alpha-mannosidase-like protein 3 isoform X3: MWTVLWFRPATMSALLFSLLLLLSTLCRLGQSMSREEKLKLRNQVVEMFDHAYSNYMDHAYPADELMPLTCRGRVRGLEPSRGDVDDALGMFSLTLIDTLDTLVLLNKTAEFEAAVRRVLKDVRLDNDVVVSVFETNIRVLGGLLGGHSMAVMLKDAGHYMQWYQDELLHMAKDLGLRLLPAFNTSSGLPYPRVNLKHGVRGPESRTGTETDTCTACAGTIILEFAALSRFTGDPVFEVHARRALNFLWEKRQRNSNLVGTTINIHSGEWVRRDSGVGAGIDSYYEYLLKAYILLGDDLFLQRFNIHYASIMKYISQPPLLLDVHIHKPLLPARTWMDSLLAFFPGLQVLKGDIRPAIETHEMLYQVTKKHNFLPEAFTTDFRVHWAQHPLRPEFAESTYFLYKATKDPYYLEVGRTVLDNLNRFARVPCGFAAMKDVRTGSHEDRMDSFFLAEMFKYLFLLFAEEEDLPFNVEDYIFTTEAHLLPLSLSTAPHAPSPPANSTVQAASLPHLSASVKSLWSEEELDDSNFDWTCPNTRLLFPDPAFPRNLRDPIRSAVDKSCPRPALHREPGMGRPPLRAQDFMANNPDHLELLRRMGVSLIHLKDGRVQLVQHATQAVSAVAAEDGMRFMQEMMELSSQQQKEQLPPRAVQIISHPFFGRVVLTAGPAQFGTDLSKSITGVRGFVTVAEPYSGCAELSNAAFVQGRIALLQRGQCMFAEKARHIMKAGAIGGIVIDDNEGSSSDTAPLFQMAGDGRNTDDVTLPLLFLFYKEGNILLEALKEYREVEVLLSDKARDRGGDAQEEDQTSTTSATLDRSHVSTVELDESAPELAPDNEDVTPEEDVGPAIKSNPEPEEEPAVDKDSSSKSVKAMMADWREDLEAFQQMEKDEL; the protein is encoded by the exons ATGTGGACAGTGTTGTGGTTTCGCCCCGCAACAATGTCGGCCCTATTGTTCTCATTGCTGCTATTGCTGAGCACCTTATGCAGGCTTGGACAATCTATGTCACGAGAGGAAAAGCTCAAACTGAG GAACCAAGTGGTTGAGATGTTTGACCATGCTTATTCAAATTATATG GACCATGCGTACCCAGCAGATGAGCTGATGCCTCTGACGTGTCGGGGGAGGGTGCGTGGGCTGGAGCCCAGTCGGGGAGACGTGGATGACGCACTGGGGAT GTTCTCTCTCACCCTCATCGACACCCTGGACACTCTAGTG CTCTTAAACAAGACAGCAGAGTTTGAAGCAGCAGTGAGGAGAGTGCTGAAAGATGTGCGACTCGACAATGACGTTGTGGTGTCTGTCTTTGAGACCAACATCCGTGTGCTGGG GGGGCTGCTAGGGGGCCACTCCATGGCTGTGATGCTGAAGGATGCAGGGCATTACATGCAGTGGTACCAGGATGAGCTGCTCCACATGGCCAAAGACCTGGGTCTCAGACTCCTGCCTGCCTTCAACACCAGCAGTGGCCTGCCTTACCCCAGG GTAAACTTGAAGCATGGTGTCAGGGGTCCTGAGTCTCGGACGGGCACAGAGACGGACACCTGCACAGCTTGTGCTGGTACCATTATTCTGGAGTTCGCTGCCTTGAGTCGCTTCACTGGGGACCCTGTGTTTGAG GTCCATGCACGGAGAGCCCTAAACTTCCTgtgggagaagagacagaggaacagcAACCTAGTGGGAACAACCATCAACATCCACTCAGGAGAGTGGGTCCGCAGGG ACAGCGGAGTTGGAGCAGGGATCGACTCGTATTATGAGTACCTGCTGAAAGCCTACATTCTCCTGGGAGATGACCTCTTTCTGCAGCGCTTCAACATT CACTATGCGTCTATAATGAAGTACATCAGCCAGCCTCCTCTCCTGCTGGATGTTCACATCCACAAGCCTCTGCTGCCTGCTCGCACCTGGATGGACTCCCTCCTGGCCTTCTTCCCTGGTCTGCAG GTGTTGAAGGGAGATATCCGGCCGGCCATTGAGACCCATGAGATGCTGTATCAAGTCACCAAGAAACACAACTTCCTCCCAGAG GCGTTCACCACTGATTTCAGGGTACACTGGGCTCAGCATCCACTTAGACCTGAGTTTGCAGAGAGCACCTATTTCCTGTACAAG GCCACCAAAGACCCCTACTACCTAGAGGTAGGCCGCACGGTGCTGGACAACCTGAACCGCTTTGCCCGGGTCCCCTGCGGCTTTGCTGCCATGAAGGACGTTCGCACCGGGAGCCACGAGGACCG AATGGACTCCTTCTTCCTGGCGGAGATGTTCAAGTACCTGTTCCTGCTGTTTGCAGAGGAGGAAGATCTGCCGTTTAATGTTGAGGACTACATCTTCACCACCGAGGCTCACCTcctgcccctgtccctgtccaCTGCCCCTCAcgccccctctcctccagccaaCTCCACGGTACAGGCTGCATCTCTGCCTCATCTGTCCGCCTCTGTCAAATCTCTTTGG TCAGAGGAAGAGCTGGATGACTCCAACTTTGATTGGACCTGCCCCAACACACGCCTCCTTTTCCCTGACCCTGCCTTTCCTCGGAACCTCCGAGATCCAATCAGAAGTGCTGTGGACAAGAGCTGTCCCCGCCCTGCCCTTCACCG TGAGCCAGGGATGGGTCGCCCCCCTCTGAGGGCTCAGGACTTCATGGCCAACAACCCTGATCACCTGGAGCTGTTGAGGAGGATGGGAGTCAGCCTTATACACCTGAAGGACGGCAGAGTGCAGCTAGTCCAACACGCTACACAG GCGGTCAGTGCTGTGGCAGCAGAGGACGGGATGCGCTTCATGCAGGAGATGATGGAGCTGTCCAGCCAGCAGCAGAAGGAGCAGCTCCCGCCGCGCGCCGTACAgatcatctcccaccccttcttcGGCAGAGTGGTGCTGACCGCTGGCCCAGCACAGTTTGGCACAGACCTTTCCAAGAGCATCACTGGG GTGCGTGGGTTTGTGACAGTGGCTGAGCCCTACAGTGGCTGTGCGGAGCTGAGCAACGCTGCCTTTGTACAGGGCCGCATCGCTTTGTTGCAACGGGGGCAGTGTATGTTCGCTGAGAAGGCAAGACACATCATGAAGGCTGGGGCCATCGGAGGCATCGTCATCG ATGACAACGAGGGCAGCAGCAGTGACACAGCTCCCCTCTTCCAGATGGCCGGCGATGGACGCAACACGGACGACGTCACCTTGCCCCTGCTCTTCCTGTTCTACAAGGAGGGAAACATCCTGTTGGAGGCTCTTAAGGAGTACAGGGAGGTGGAGGTGCTGCTGAGCGACAAGGCCAGAGACCGAG GTGGGGACGCTCAGGAGGAGGACCAAACTTCAACCACCTCCGCAACTCTTGACCGGTCACACGTGAGCACTGTGGAGCTGGACGAATCGGCTCCCGAATTGGCTCCTGACAATGAGGATGTGACTCCTGAGGAGGATGTGGGACCTGCCATTAAGAGTAACCCTGAGCCAGAGGAGGAGCCTGCTGTTGACAAGGACTCTAGCAGCAAATCCGTGAAGGCCATGATGGCTGATTGGCGGGAGGACTTAGAGGCGTTCCAGCAGATGGAGAAGGATGAGCTTTGA